Sequence from the Miscanthus floridulus cultivar M001 chromosome 16, ASM1932011v1, whole genome shotgun sequence genome:
AAAAGCTAAACGGTACCTGAGTGATTTTATCGCTTTTATCACATGATTTTTGCACCGTGCGATCTTTCGATTGTCATGGTGTAGAATCACTGGCCGCTGTTGCTAAATGCCGATTTCATACTTTGCAATGGTTTGGGGGTTTTGTAGTGTCCTCTCATTTTGGACATATTGTTACTGATTCGTACTACTGACCACATACACCAATTAAACTTTGTTCCATTGTTGCTATGTTTGCTAAATACAAGTTCTTTAAACTTTGTTTTTGCAATCTATAGGATAATTTTGTCTGTTTTgtcttttttatattttaatacgTCGGTTTAGTTGAAGACCAAAGTAATTTTGCAATTTAACCTATAAAATAATTTTAGATTTTGTCACTTTGATTATTTGTCATATGCATATGGTTTATTCCAATATATAGAAATTTAGTTTCGCTATATATATCATGCTTGGATAAAAAGTCTTCTTTCTTACacctagatttttttttctttcatttccTTTCCCTTTCTTCATCCTAAATAGAATGCATGCGATGAACTAATATTTGGATGAAATTCTTCTCTCCTACACAACAATTTTAATTACTATCAATTTGTATTGGATTTATACTACACTTGTACTAAGGTTACGATAATTGTTTTGGTGTAATTCCTAGGTACAATTGATGTAACTAAAGATTTGTGTGAAAATATTGGCCTACACCTATCTTGGCTTGTCTAATTTGTGTGGCGATGGAGCCCTTCAAATCACGTGATTTATTTTTATCATCTAAATCATGTGATTTAAGCAATCATATCACCCAAGTGAGAAAAGCACTTAGATTGCATGATTTGTCACTACTTGTAATTTTGCAATTTATAGaataattttgtatttttgttaTTTGTCAATTTTCTTATTTTTGTATGTTTTGTTATTTTCCTATTTTAATATGTTTCGTTGATTGAAGGTTCAAGTAATTCTGTTATTTTGCAATCCATGAAATAATTTTAGATTTTATCACTTTGATTATTTTTATATGCATACACTTTATTCCAATACATAAAATTTATTAAGTTTCGTTGTTATATCATGCTCGAGTGAAAATCTTCTTTCTCGCACCTCAATTTTTGCTTTCATTTTCATTCCCTTTCTTATTCCTAAACAGCATCTATAGAAGGAACCAAGATGCGAACGGAATTCTTCTCTCCTACACATTAATTTTAGTTACCATCAATTCGTACTAGATTTATACTATAGTAGTATATACATTAAAGTTACGATGATTATTTTGGTGTAATTCCTAGGTGGAATTGGTATAACTAAAAATTTGTTCTAGAATTAGTGTAATTTCCAGGTAGTGACTATCAATTTTAGAATTGGTTGACAATACGGTTTAGTTGAACCGGGCTTTCCTCATTTGCAACTCATACAATTCGCATGatatagtagtagcagcagcagtagtatccCATTGACTAGAAGGTTCAAATCACACTGTGTTTCTTAATCTATGTTATTTATCCCTATTTAGCACTCACGTGATTTTTTTGCTATAAATCACTTGATTCGCTACCAGCTAGATATTTGTGTGATATCTATTGTCAAATAACTTGGGTATACGAATGCCTCATATTCATCACCCATGCTGATGAGTAGAGCCAGTTGAGGATTGTGGTAAATTTGGACAgatgattgattgttgttttggaGATGTTCCATATAAATTCGTAGCTTCTAGTACTAGTTAGGTTCGAATGTTGTAATGTTGTTTGGGAATTTAATAAAGTTCTATATGAAAATCCCTTTGTTGTGTTTCAAGTTTATGGATTTTCAATCTGTTTTacatttgttttttattttccttaTCCTATTTTGTTGTGTTTTTTCATTCCATAGAAATTAATAGCTTCTAGTAGTAGTTAGGTTCGATTGATACAAAGGTGTTTGTGATTTTCATAAAGATCTATATGAAAATCCCTTTGTTTTGATTCAAGCATCTGTATTTGCAATGTTTacatatttattttaaatttccATCTCATCTATTTCTTTTATGTTGATTTCCATACACTACTGCAAAGTTGGTTGCGATTTTCATAAAGATTCATAGTTTACTTTGTTTTGCATCATTCATTTGTATTTGAAATATGTAATTTGCTTCTTTTTAATTTTCCATTTCAtctgtttctttgattttgatTTCCATAGAAATTCACTGCTTGTAGTAGTAGTTAGACTGCTGCAAATTTGCTTGGGATTTTCATAAAGATCCATAAGAAAATTCATTTGTGTTGCACATGCATTTGAATTTATATTCTGTTATCTCTATGTCAAAGTTTCCTTCTCATATTTTTCTTTGTATTTGTTATCCAAACACTTAGTTCTTTCTAATTGTTTATGTTTTTTGTTTATTGAGTATTGTCACGTCTATTCTTTTAGTTATGATTTATGATATGTCTTCTGTTATATTTAGGAAAGAATTCTGAGTGATCTAAGCTTAGATATATTTATGAACTTGGTGTGGAGGGGGAGGGTGGAGCGATAGAATTCGTGTGAATCTAAACTTTGTTCCACTTGATTTTCGTTTTCGGGTTTATTTGAGTGATTTGGCCTCATTCGGACTCTATTGTTGTTGTGTCGTGTAATTTGTTCTCTcaaattgcttgagtgattagaGGGGACGGATCACGCGGCTTCTAAACATTTTTATTTTTGCTATGGGATTCCGTTTACTTACCCTCTGatttcacttttttttttttgaaaactttGATTCCACTTATTTGGGAAATCTAGCTGCTGTATTGGACCTCACTTTCCACTCGCAGCTCTTGGCCCTGCGCGCCCCGTCCAAGCGCTGTGTCGTCAGCACTGACTGAAGCCCTCAGGCGCCCGATGCCCACCACGTGTCGCCATCGCTTGGCGCCGCACAGCCGCCCCCCGCGCGCTGCTATATATGGCGTGCGCGCAGCACGGCGCATTGTTTCATGCCTTTCGCGAGAGAAAGGGGGTCGAATCGGCGGCTGATTTGACTTTTTTCGCTATTCGAGCTGTGAAAGTGATCCGAGCGGTCACAGGTTCGGAAGCGCCGGGTCGGCCGGAGCCGGAGGAGAAACGTAACCAGTCGAGCGAGGAGAGATATGGGCAGCGGCGGAGGAGGCAGAGTGCCGGCGGCGCAGTCGCAGGAGCTGCAGCTGCCGCCGGGGTTCCGGTTCCACCCGACCGACGAGGAGCTGGTGATGCACTACCTCTGCCGGCGCTGCGCCGGGCTGCCCATCTCCGTGCCCATCATCGCCGAGATCGATCTGTACAAGTACAACCCCTGGCAGCTCCCAAGTACGTGTCGTCCGCCGCTCCGTGCATACGCAATACAGTTTGTTCCAAGTTTCTTAGCTCGCCTGTACCTGAATCCTGATCGGTACTGCTGTCTTTGGTTTAATTTGTGCAGGGATGGCGCTGTACGGCGAGAAGGAGTGGTACTTCTTCTCCCCGCGGGACCGCAAGTACCCGAACGGGTCGCGGCCGAACCGCACCGCCGGCGCCGGGTACTGGAAGGCCACCGGTGCAGACAAGCCGGTGGGCACGCCGAAGCCGGTGGCCATCAAGAAGGCGCTCGTGTTCTACGCCGGCAAAGCGCCCAAGGGCGACAAGACCAACTGGATCATGCATGAGTACCGCCTCGCCGACGTTGACCGCACCGCCCGCAACAAGAACAACAGCCTCAGGGTACGTTCACAGTCCCGGCGCGTGCATTTCTGTGCAGAAATAATATATCTCTTGCTCGTACTATATTGTTTGCTAATATCTCTTGTCCCGTCAATACACTGTTGCCGTAATCATCGACACGTATGGATCACAAAGAATAATTAGCAATCGAATTATTACTACTAGCTAGGCGCGGAAAAAAGATGTCGAGTCCCCCATCTGAGCAAGTGTGAACCCCTTGGAGATGCTGTGCCGTGCGTCATCTCCTTCAGCCGCCAATTATCTCTTGCGCTTTTGCGAGCTACGACAGCGATCGGAAACGATCGAAAACGACGCATCAATGCCTATGGATTTCATTTGATCGTTAAGAAAATCGTATAATTGTTTTCCCTTTCTGTTGGATAGATAGATTGGGCGGTATGGGCGTGATTAAGAAATTGTTTTTAATTTCCTTCCGTCTTTTTCCCTGTTGCAGTTGGATGATTGGGTGCTGTGCCGAATCTACAAGAAGAAAGGCGTGCCGGAGAAGCCGACCGGAGCCGGCGGCGGGGCCGAGGCGAGCAGCCAAGGCGCGCAGCTGGGGTCCATGGGCTCGCCGCCGGAGAAGAAGCCATCCGTGCTGCCGCCTCCCACGGCCACGGCCGCGGCCGGGACGGGGTTATACGCGCCGCCGCCGTTCTCGGAGCTGGCGGCGTACTGCGAGGTCCGGCCATCGGACTCGATGCCCCGGGCGCACGGCGCGGACTCGAGCTGCTCGGGCCAGGGCCACGCCCTGGCTGCTACGTCGTCGtcgtgcggcggcggcgagcggccTGAGGTGCAGAGCCAGCCCAAGATCGCCGAGTGGGAGCGCACGTTCGCCGGTGCCGGCCCGGGGATTAACCCGGCCGGCTCGATGCTGGGGCTTGGCGGGCATCATCAGCTCGCCCCAGCGGCGGTCGGGGTGGGGCAGCTGCCCGCCGGCGACCCGCTGCTCCAGGACATCCTCACGTACTGGGGCAAGCCGTACTGAGGAAGGACGGTGGCTAGCCGAATTGTCGTCATCGGGATGACTGGGCCGAGCCGCCGGCGATGAGGCCGTGTCGAGCCCTGATCGTGGAGCAGGACTGCAGGACCATTGCTTATTACTGCTACGAGAGTGGAATGAAGCTGTGTATATGCGATTGATTTGGTGCTGGGATTTTTGTGTACTTATATTAGTACTAGTATATACACTTGAGTATATATGTTTTTCTTATATATATGGagtaatatttataatattataTCTATCTATTTATTGGACTGTCCCGAGATATGACATTGCATTGGTACGGTGTGCATGCAGGGTATTGGTAATTTGTGCCCTTTGCTGacaagctatggctgaaagtattgttggctgatttattgtgataaaaaaataatgttcgttgactgaaaaagtatggcttataagggGCGTTGGCGTTCAGATCGATCGATAAAACTATTTCAGCGTGATGTTTTGGATTTGTGTGAAGCTAAGCACTGTGGGGTGGTTCTATATAGTCCAGTACAGACCTTATTTCTAAACGTAAAAATTTCACAATTGACACGAAACAAATTTATTTCGCAGGAAACGTAagagtcaaaaaaaaaaatctcaagtTCCAAAAGAGTGTTCTGAATCGGACCCGACACCACACACCAATTCTCACCGGGCATATCTGAACCACAATCACAAAGTTTCCGGAACCATTGGGTCATGGAACGGAGATTGAAAAACATGATACACTTTTTTGAAAAAGAGTTTTCTAGTTTCCGAAATGATTGGGTCCTGGAACGGATCAAGAatttaatataatttttaagAAAGAGTTTTTTTTTACTGTACGTAGGAACAAGAGGGATCCCACGACGTTCCCGGGACGTGGCATCCTACCACGGTCCCGGTGACGGTGATCTGTACACGACATATGCATGATCAATGCCATCTTTCTGCCCACACTGGTTGCCCGAGTATGATTAATTTAACTGGCCTTGTACTTTGGCTACTTTACTCCGGCCTGCTAGCTATCTTTTTTCACACCAGTACCATCATGTGTGAATGTCGTTTACTCGTTTACAAGGTGCATCTATAAACAATCACAAAATCCACGTTCCTTAGCTAGTTCGATCTGCAGTAGTGGTAAGTGCAGAATCCGTGTCCATACACGCGTCATCTCGTCGCTCCAAGTTGCAACCCTCACGGAGTCGCGGTCCCCAGCGCACCGTCGCTTGCGGATAAAAGCACCGCCGTTTGGACTCGGTTCCAGCAGCGGTCACGCTCACCGGCTCACGCGCGCGATATCGAGAATTCGAGATCGTCACGCAGccgaggaggatcggagccatgCCTGAACCGCAAACTCTTCTCTCCTCGACGAAATTCCACTCGAAGTCTTCAAGATTTACCAACAATCCGTGGCTCCTCGACGTCGTGCACATCCATTCTTCATCATAAGCGCGTTCACGGCCTATCCATCCGTACGTGGCAGCACCGGGTGCTGGGTGCGTACGGGCCGGTAACCGTGTCACCTCGGACATGTTCGGCGACACGCAACCCTGCAGGAGCGGTCGAGTGCGCGCGCGTGTACGTGTGCAGGCGCCGAGCCACACGAAGCGGCCGATCCAGCATCTTCAAAGCTGCTCGGTCAATTGGCACGTGTGGGCAATCGTCAATACGGACGGATCGGGGCATTGCCGCTAAAGCGCACGAGACGCGGTTGCGCGAGTGGCGAGTCGTCGTCGTCGCGGTGCGCCGTGCCGTACGCCCGCGGCCTCCCTCTTGGCCTCTtggggcggcgggcgggcgggcgggcgtgcGTGCGCCGCTGACCGCCTTACGGGCCTGTGCGGTCGCGGTCAGGGCTCGGACTTCCCTCGCCTAAACGGAGACCGCCCGCCACGGACACGGATGAAGAGCTTTGCTGTCCATGGCGTGCGCGAAGCAATGCGCCAGCCGGCCGCCTCCGCAATGGCTCCGGAGCTTGGAAAAGTACGAAGCGCAGTTGGTGGCTGGCTTGATGTGTGAAGCAAATGGGGCTTGCTTTCCGACGTCTTGTCGGGCTTTGCGTTGCGTGGGCCTGTTGCCGGTCAGGTGGCTGGACTTCGTCCATGCTGGGCCTGCGTCAACTGCCCTCGGTCCTTCCCGAGCGGTCAAGGCCCGAGGAAGTCAGGGCGGCTGCGTGCCGCCTGGTTGAGAGAAGGGGGTTGGTCGAGATGGGCTGAATAGTGTTCGGCCGAGGGTACGGATGGTTGAGGCGGGCCGCGGGTGCTGGACCTAATTTGCTTTGCAGGCCGTGTCGTGGGACACCCCGTTATCTGCCCCCACAATAGTATATCAGTATTGTTTGGCTACTATTTTAATTTTTAAAGATTCACATatatttactatttttttcttgaaGACTTAGACATGGATTCTATTATTAATAGTAGGTATCAATTTTGTATATTTGATAGTTGTGTCTTAGGCTTTTAATGTGGGGCTATCACTTTGAGGATTCTTGGAAACTTAGTGAAAATCACCCTGTGTATCGTCATATAAATATTTTGGATACCACAATTCAAAAACTAAGTAAGTCTAATTAATCAATGTTGCATGCCAACTAATAGTAT
This genomic interval carries:
- the LOC136512346 gene encoding NAC domain-containing protein 48-like, giving the protein MGSGGGGRVPAAQSQELQLPPGFRFHPTDEELVMHYLCRRCAGLPISVPIIAEIDLYKYNPWQLPRMALYGEKEWYFFSPRDRKYPNGSRPNRTAGAGYWKATGADKPVGTPKPVAIKKALVFYAGKAPKGDKTNWIMHEYRLADVDRTARNKNNSLRLDDWVLCRIYKKKGVPEKPTGAGGGAEASSQGAQLGSMGSPPEKKPSVLPPPTATAAAGTGLYAPPPFSELAAYCEVRPSDSMPRAHGADSSCSGQGHALAATSSSCGGGERPEVQSQPKIAEWERTFAGAGPGINPAGSMLGLGGHHQLAPAAVGVGQLPAGDPLLQDILTYWGKPY